A window of Leishmania mexicana MHOM/GT/2001/U1103 complete genome, chromosome 3 genomic DNA:
TCGCGCagggcagcgatggcgagcTCGTGTCGATCTTCCCGAAGGACCCGCAACAGGCGCAGCGGGTTGTGcccatcgacgacgacgaagagcgCTACTACGCGACCGTGTGTCCGTCCAAGGCGCGCAGTATTACCAccggcacagcggcagcggcggcggacggcCGCGGTCGGTGTCTGTACGCAGAGGGCAACGGCATCGTCAACGTTCTCGCCTTCCTGCTGGGCCGGAATGGGAAGCGCTGGGTGGGTGCCATGACGGTGTCGTCCCACAACACCCCGGTGAAGACCCCGATGCTGTCGTGAGGCAGCGCCGGAGACCACAGGTATACGCGCGTGCATAGAGGCGGTTGCGcgtccgtccgtccgtcTGTGTCGCACCATACACAGGCGCCTCGCAGGTGGCAACTTCGACGGTGtggcttctctctcccccctcgggTTAGCGGTAGCACCGATGCACACCAgggctgccgctgacgcagagggagggcggtgtGGATCAGGGAGGTGACGGCGGGAAGCATCTTGCAGTGCGTGGTGTCTCGAGGCACCAGTGCTCCCACCTACCCGCCCCAACAccctgtctgtgtgtgagtgtgtgtgtgtgtgtgtgtgtgtgtacgggggagggagaagccacaccaccaccgccaccgccatcacaccacaccccgccctcctcctccatcccgTTGCCGACTGCCGAACCACCTCTGTTGCTGGCACAGGGTCACACACCTACGACgtagggaggggggaggaggttcAGAGCGAAGCATCGCCACGGAGGTCCGCGGCGAGGCCCTgggatggcgtggcgtcggagtGGCTCAGACGTGCCTCACACGTCCCCTCTCACTGCCCACTGGGGTGTCGGGAGCCTGAGTGCCATccggaggggagggggcgatgCACCCAAGGGACGGCAACCGGCAtaatgggggggggggctatGAGACAACCTGCGAGGCCTCGGGTGGTGAAAGCATGAGGCAAGGACCGGGCTTGGATGGCGGGGTCAGCGCGTTGCGGGTGACCCACGCGCGTGCCCGTCTGCGGcatgcttcgcaccacgcggatgTGGGGCGTCCTGTGACAGGGCCGGTGGGGGTCGAGTGGCGTTGGAGTTgggtgtggtgtggcggcGAGACGGTGTGTGCGGTGGCCACACCGCAGTAGAGAAACAACACCACTTCGCCGTGCTCTTATCAGACTTTGGAggcatgcgtgtgcatgcggcATCGGCCCAAAACATGTCGCCACGGCGCTTCCCGCGGACAGTCGAGATACGCGACCGCAGAGGCCGCGGAGAGGGCGGGAGCGCGCCGCTGATGAGCAGATCCTAACAACAACGAACGCAAGAAGAGTATGGGGTGTAGATGCcccgcacccacccacgcagcACACCGCGCACCGACGTTGTTCTTCCTCGCCGGATCTCGCGTGTTGGCGATCGAGTAGCTGCATCGCatctccctctgtctctctctctcctcagcCCGCCTTCCTTCGGTggggagcaggaggagcaggagaggggggaggacgcGCCACCATCCGTCCTCCATgccccaccaccctccccacTCGCGGAGCACACAAGGGCCCGCGAGTGCGCGCCTACCCCCACGCCTGTCCCGCCCTCGCACTACAccatctcctccgctcttcctcctcctcgtgtccttcgccccttcccccccctcctcctcccgccgccatcatctggtgggtgcgtgcgccATCCCATACAACGCGACAGCACAACAAAGAGCAACAACGAAGGCAAaggacgtgtgcgtgcacgcgcgtgaTTCGATTTCGCGTGCTGCACAcaacacgtacacacgcgcgcgtgtatgtgtgtgtgtgtgtgtgtgtgtgtgtgcacgtcaGCTCGTGCGTTCGGAAGAAAAAGGCGGGGCGGGACAAcgtggagagagagcggcacaTCGTGTCGCTGTGACGGTAACCCGCATACACGCGCGGCCGCcccgcacacatacacgccgCTCTTGGCGTGTGCAGCTTGCTCTATCCGACGTTGtgcctcacccccacccccacccctcccacgcTATGCGGCCTGCAGTGTCCCTTACCGCAgctggctgcagcgccgcttcatTAGCATCCCCAGCAAAGTCAGGCGCAGAACCCCAGAAGACCATCGTCGCCACTTCTGGGGTGCCTATGGAGGTGTGCGGACCGATAAaggtggcagcgacggcatcgaATGGGGCGCGAGTGGACGCCGTcacagcggcgcacgcaggcagCACGACTCCGCGTGCACATCAAGACCCAGACAAGGAGAGCTCTAGCAGCAGCCCTACTAGCGCCAAGTGCGCGCAGCCACCGTATACACGtcgcaacggcggcggcagcagcgctgatGCTGATGACTCGGCACTTGACAAGCGCGCTGACGGGAAGGACGATGttgaggaagacgaggaggataTCGTGGTGGATGAGCTGGACCTGTACTGCAGCGCCCCGGCGTTCCTGTATCAGAGCCCGGAGACCGACATCACCGGGAGCGATCCCGCAATCGATCTCTACCGATCCTCAGCAAAGTCAGtcgcgtcggcggtgccaccGGCTGGGCGAAGAGCCGTCGCCGCATTGTCCTCAGCTTGTGCGCCCTCATCCTCAGCATCGTCGACGGCGTCTTGCAAACCTTGCGGAAGGGACACCTCAGCCGATGAGCGCCGTCACCGAGACGAGGACAAGCCGTCAGGCGAGCGGAGCGTAGTCAGTGGTGAGGCGGACAGTGGGGCAGGTGACCGCCGTGTCGCCGGGGCGCTGTCGCACCCGCAAACAGCGACCTCCACGTacctgcacggcgccgacgacgctgaACCAACTGCCGGCTTTGAGGGGCGTGATGCCGCGGCGCCGATCGCACACAGAAGTCGTGGCGACGATGCGAAGCGGTCGGGTAAGCGTGACGGCCACGGAGGTAATCCCAACGCTGGCGTGTGCTCACCGACACTGTCTCCGTCGCGgtccgcctccgcgtgtgcgtcctCATCATCATCCGCACGTCGGCAAGGGTGGAGTGGTGGCAGTGACcacggcagaggcggtggcgagcATGGCGCCGGCGATCACGGGAGCCCAGGTGGAGGTGCATTGATGACCcaaggagcggcagcacagtCCACTCCGACCGCCACCGTTGATGCccaggcaccgccgacgcctcTACTGCGCTCGTCCGCGGCAgtgacagcggcagcgttaCCGCCAGCACGGCAAGTCTCCGAAGCAGAGGATGCTCCATACATGCCGCCGTTGATGGATGAGCTCGACGGTGAGCTCCTTCAGCTAATCAAGGCGTACTACCTGCGCAAGCAgtcgacggctgcagcggccaccCCACTGtacccgccaccgccgccacacgcTGCGGCGTCATCGTCGACCTTGGCGTCGACGTGCTGCGTAGGTCACCATCTCAATCCCATGAAAAGCGGGTGCAGCAGTGGGAgcgcgggcggcagcggcggcagcagactTGCAGAGACCGTGGCAGCGGCCGAGAAGCAAGGAACTGGTAGTGGCTCGGATGCACTGCGTGATTCACACCCTCCGCTCCTGCCGGCTGGTGACcggcgtgccgccgctgggcTGAGGCTCGCGGAGGACGTGCTCCACCGACCTCCTTGCCTGGCCATGACCCGCGTTAGTGTTCACAGTGACAGCACTCGCGTGGgcttcgcagcagcagcagcagcgacggtaGCAGCGCCCAGCTTTtccccgcagcagcgcacctcCGCAACGGCTACCTCACTGTACGATCCTATGACACTCGGGGAGGCAAGCAGGGGACAGCAccgagccgcagcggcgagcggggccgccaccctcgccgAGGGCACGGCAACCCTGCACCACCAAACCCAAGGCGGCACCAACAtcagtggaggcggcggagctggcggtgcgctcagcggcggcatcgccagCAGCCTCAGCGCTCTCTCCAGTTTGCCGTCCTacagctccacctcctttGTGCGCGCCTACGTCTCCGACATTAGCCTCAGCCTCGAGCCCGCCATCATCGTgtcggcgctgacggcggccCTCAACATCATTGTTGTGTActtcctccagcagcacgtgcTCGACACCCGTGATCACCTCGGCCTCTTCCTGATCGGCAGCTACATGGTCTTCGCCTCGTACTACATGATCTACTACTTCCTCGAGCGGTTCTCAGACTCGTTCCGCCGCATCGCGTCACAGGATAAGAAATTCTACATCATCGGCAACCTCATCAAGGCCGGCATCCTCATCTCCATCACGCCattcgcgtgcgtgcacctCGTCAAGATCATTGTTTTCGAGGAGTGGGAGAGCGACACACTGCGCAACCTCGGCTGCATCTACACGATCCCCGACTTTATATCCATGGTCATTGTGCGGCGCATGCGGTGGTCGACGTGGGTCCATCACGCCTGCGTCGTGCTCTTCAACTACGTCAGCATCATGAACAACTACCAGCACGAGaacgtgtgccgctgcgtcgtcgtctaCGCGGCCTTTTCGTCCTTTGCCTACTGCGTGAACGTGCTCTTGGCCTCCCGCTTCCTCGGCGTCTCCGTGAACGTGGCGCGGGTGCTGTCGTTCGTGGCGCTCGTCGTCTACGCCCTCTGTTGCGCAGTGAACTGGGCCTGGCAGGTGTACtacctgcgccgcctcctcatcaGCGGCCACGATCACTGGACCGTGTACGTGTACATGCTCCTCATCTCCCTCGTCATGTGGGATGATATTGTGCTAAACAGTTGGTTGCTGCACCATGCGCGCAACAACGCCTACGTCGCctcgcagcacctgcagcagcagcagcagcagcagcgcacccgccagcagcagcagcagcagccgtcgccggcgccatcACGGATGACTTCGGTGCGCCTGTCGCAGCGTCCCAGCCCCCTGTACCGTAGCCAGGGCACGCGCGCCGTCTacacagcaccgccgctgccgccgactgGACTGCCCCCGCGTGCACCCTAGCGCGTCATCGTCTATACATGATCCGTGTGTGAGCCGAGCTGAGTGGTGATGGTgaaggagggtgggggggggggtcggcGCAGAAAGTAGCGCCGGCTCTCCCCCTGCCCTCATCACTGCCACCACTTCGtcccgtctcccctccccccccctacacacaccGGCCCCTTCCGCACACctgtgcgcgccggcacacGCCAGTCAGCCCTGCgcgttgcggctgctgccacaCACCAGGCCGTCCACCACGggcaccgccagcgcgcgcCCCGCGACGCCTCCTGCCTTTCATCGGGCTCTCTCGAGTTTTCGCCTCATCCACCTTATCTCGGTTTCGACAACTTGCCGCTTCTCTATTCGActcctgcgcgcgtgtgtgtgtgtgtgtgctctgcaGACGAGTACATCTGGTCCCTCACGTGCGCTGCCACGTGTCGCCGCCTCACATCAACCAGGCGGCGTGCACTGCACGTCCCGTTGCTTTTCCTTCCCGTGCGCGCCAGTGTGCCGAGCAACCATGTCCGTACTTGAAACATCAACGAGAGAAATAGGTGCGCACGCTTTCCACACCTACTGGGCGCCTCGGCGCGGCATCGGCACCTCCGCGCAGAGcacgaccacacacacacacacacacacgcgcgcacacatcaCTTCACAACCGTCCCCATGTCCGCATCGTCGCACATCGCTCGCGGTTCTGGCATTCCTCGCGCACTCTTGCTTAGGTGGCATGtcatcccccctcctcctccctttctcctcttcctccatcTCCATCCCCGAAATTCGCCGTCGCGCCCTCGTTGTTGCTTAACGCGAACAGccttctctccatctcttcTTTATCAGTTTTCCCACAGAGCGTCGCtcgcgctgccgttgctccAGCGGCCCCGTCCTCTTGCATcgatcgccgccgccgccacctccccccccctcccccccttcccctaccaccaccaccaccacctcagcACAACGATGATCCACCCGTACCTGTGGATCGTCATCGTGGGCGGTTTCGTGGGCTTCCTCGTGGCGTGCGGCAACGGAGCCAACGACCTCGCCAACGCCTTCGGCACCAGCTACGGCTCGCGTGTTCTCACGATGCTGCAgatcgtcgtcatcgccgccatcTGCGAGTTCTCCGGGGCCGTCGGGCTCGGTAGCAATGTGGCTACGACCATGTCCAGCGGCATCGCCAAGCTGTCCACTTTCCAGGACGACCCCTACGTGCTCATCTACGGCTTCCTCTGCACGCTTGGCGCGACCTTCATCTGGCTCCTGGTCGCCACGCTCGCCAACCTGCCCGTGTCATCGCaccacgccgtcgccggcggcaTCATCGGCTTCGCGCTGGTgtacggcggtggcgacgcggTGGTGTGGGCCGGCCGCAAGCCCACCTTCCCCTACGTCTCGGGATTTGTACCGATTGTGGTCTCGTGGTTTatctcgccgctgctggccggcctcgccgccgccgccctaTACTGCATGGGCCGTTTCCTACTCCTCGAGCGCACCTTTGCCGTCCGCCTCGCGCCCTACCTCACGCCCGTGGCGGTCTTCACTGTCTGCTTCCTCGAGTTCATCTTCATCTTCCTGAACGCGGCGAGCAACCGGCTCTCGTGGTCGGCCGGGCACGCTACTTGGATGGCCTTCGCCGTGGCTGccggcgtggcgctgctgtcgctgggGCTGATCCCGGTGATGAAGCGCCGCATCGAGTCCATTCGCGTCTCAGGTGAGAAGTTCGGCGCGGAGGAGGGCTGCGATGCCGTCGAGGCGATGCGTATGAAAATGACGGGGGCGCGCGCGTTGAGTATCCGCACCTTCCAgacaaggagagaggcggccgAGTACCTCACggcggagaagcagcgccgcaaggATCGCAAGACGTCGGCCAACGTTGTGAAGGCCGAGCCCGCCGAGGAGGCCAGCAACGAGGTGGaggacgcacgcgcagcgaaGAAACTTGGTCTTGGGTCACGCCTGGTGtacggcgccgtcgtgcgcgaCGAATCCTCGGATCTGGACAGCCCCTTCGACGAGAATCCCAACAACTGCGCgcagggcggcagcgacgaggtCGAGGGGGTCCACATGACCGCGATCGATCCGAACATTAACTACGTGAAGTACGACGAGAGCGGCGTGCGCATGTTCGACCCGCGCGCCGAGTACATGTTCCGCATGCTGCAGATCGTCACTGCCGCTTGCACGTCGCTGGCGCACGGCTCGAACGACGTCAGCAACGCCATCGGCCCCTACGCTGCCATCTACCAGGTGTATAGAACTGGCAAcgtggcgagcgcggcgaaCGTTGAGGCGTGGCTGTTGTgcctcggcggtgctggcatCGTGGTCGGGCTAGCCACCTTCGGGCTGCCCATCATGCGGCTGCTGGGCGAGAAActggcggtgctgacgccggtgcgcggctgcgcggctgAGGTGGCCACGGCGCTCGTCGTGTCGCTGGCGTCCACCTACGGCATCCCTGTATCATCCACGCACTGCATTACTGGCGCCGTGTTGGCCATCTCCATAGTCGACGTCGGCTTccgccgtgtgcgctgggCTCTGGTGCTGAAGATGTACGCTGGCTGGGTCTTCACGCTGGTTGTCACCGCCATCATCTCCGCCTGCTTCTTCGCGCAGGGCATCACCGCACCGGTGCCGCGTGGCAGCCGCTAATGTGGCGCGCAAAGACGCCTGGTCAGCGCAGTCTTCCcgacgctctctctctctccctcacacgcacgcacgcacgcacacaagcacgcacccTGCTCGTTGGGAAATGTTTCGCTGTCgtttccgctgctgctacgaGCGGTATCAAACAACGTCcgggttgtgtgtgtgtgtgtgtgtgtgtgtgtatgtgtatgtgtccatgcgtgcgtgccagtgaggggagggggcgtgtgAAGGCGGCGTGAGGAGCTGACGCCTTGTGTTGCAGAGGCGACCACtaccacccctcccctcccaccccgcGCGCCCTCGTCTCCCGTGTTGGCGCTGTGCTTTCCTTTCTGGAGAAGAGATGGGTctctcctcccgctgctgttTTCCCCTTCGTGTTGCCgtctcgtgcgtgtgtgtgtgtgggtgcgtgacTGTGGTggcggacacacacacacacgcgcgcacacaggtGCTCCCCCGAGGTTTCCTTGATATTTCCCGCCTTGTTGCCTTTTTATCGTTGTTCTTGGTCGCGTGCTTTCTCCTTGAAGGCGTCAgcgttgcctcctcctcctccgaccaccggcgcgcacgtgtgtgtgcgtgtgggaagtggggcgcgctgctctcATGATAAACCACTGTTTCATTTTTCTTTGGAGGGACTTCGTAGCTCTTCGTGCCCTCTTCTCTTCAGTTGCGGATCGACCGAACTCGTGATCCTTGTGTCTGTCGGTGGCCCTCACCAACCCTGTGAACGCGATGCACACCCGCGGCTGCGTGTGACGCTCGAACGCGTTGTCCGTGCAGCAACTACATTCCCcgtgctccctccctccccctccctccctccccttaccctcctcaccaccaccaccaccacttgcGCGACGGCTTCCCCATCCAGTTTTCTCACGGACGACTGGAACCTCGCTACGTCTTCCTGGAACACAGCGAGAGACGTACTGGTGGAACaccagccccccccctcctcccccctccccttatcctgtggtgtgtgtgcacgtacgtacgtgtgtgtgtgtgtgtgtgtgtgctgggcAAGGCAACGTAGTCCTTTAACAGAACGGGTCAGTGCACATATGCtccggtgcgtgtgtgcatgtccatgtccgtctctctctctccctccctctctcgtgcttCCTCTTCCCGTGCTCCGGTGCGTTCTCTGCCTGTCGtcggtgcagcggtgcctgcgtCCATTGAttccacccccctccccctccccctccgacTCCGACTCCGACTCCCCTCGAGTAACAGGAGCATGTGTTGCGCCGACGGCCGTAGCGCCGTTCCTTGTCTTTTCCTCAGTTCTTCGCCTTGTCTGCGTGCGTCAATCAGCGCACTGCACTCTCCTCATGCCCTCcgctcgcccccccctcctccaccgagcacgcacgcacacacacacacacatgcgcgcgcgcaacgCTCCTCTGACCTACGCTGAGCACTTCGTCTTCGGGCGTTCTTCCTGTGCCTGTCGTCGCTGCACGACCGCGAGAGGGTGTTGTGCGTGATATCAGCACTGATGGGCGTTGGCgaatgggggtgggggggatGAGGGCGTGcccgcgtgcgtgtgtgtgcttcgcATCATCCCTATTACGCGtgcgaggcacacacacacacacggtgtgagagaggcacatatctatatctatctatatctaCATGCTTACTtggagcgagagaggcaagACGATGgggcgtgtgctgctcggcTCGCCTCCATccactgttgctgctgacATCGCCCGCCAGCAAAACGTGATTGAAGGGCATGTCCCTCCCATCCCAtcccctctctcaccctcACCCTTGGCTTGTCTGCTGTAAAAGGTACAAGGAGAAGCGGTCATGTgtgagggggtgaggggatgGGAGGGAGCTCGCTGtctgc
This region includes:
- a CDS encoding phosphate-Repressible Phosphate Permease-like protein — protein: MLQIVVIAAICEFSGAVGLGSNVATTMSSGIAKLSTFQDDPYVLIYGFLCTLGATFIWLLVATLANLPVSSHHAVAGGIIGFALVYGGGDAVVWAGRKPTFPYVSGFVPIVVSWFISPLLAGLAAAALYCMGRFLLLERTFAVRLAPYLTPVAVFTVCFLEFIFIFLNAASNRLSWSAGHATWMAFAVAAGVALLSLGLIPVMKRRIESIRVSGEKFGAEEGCDAVEAMRMKMTGARALSIRTFQTRREAAEYLTAEKQRRKDRKTSANVVKAEPAEEASNEVEDARAAKKLGLGSRLVYGAVVRDESSDLDSPFDENPNNCAQGGSDEVEGVHMTAIDPNINYVKYDESGVRMFDPRAEYMFRMLQIVTAACTSLAHGSNDVSNAIGPYAAIYQVYRTGNVASAANVEAWLLCLGGAGIVVGLATFGLPIMRLLGEKLAVLTPVRGCAAEVATALVVSLASTYGIPVSSTHCITGAVLAISIVDVGFRRVRWALVLKMYAGWVFTLVVTAIISACFFAQGITAPVPRGSR